Proteins from one Corticium candelabrum chromosome 4, ooCorCand1.1, whole genome shotgun sequence genomic window:
- the LOC134178766 gene encoding uncharacterized protein LOC134178766, with product MSYQKLPEESYVESGIKLKDLFTKWIQPGAKAKKEVCEVIILEQLLDDIPPELKVWMKKKDQKTLKKASEMADNYVAAEKGNKARRVCTNCGKAGHIARFSRVSKAKTDQETGGEKEEVTEAKTVSGKSKKITCFSCGEIGHYASKYPQKLKTDKSSKIEKKDSLFAHSRKASYRLCENPRKWAEPILS from the coding sequence ATGAGCTACCAAAAACTGCCAGAAGAGAGTTATGTCGAATCGGGCATCAAATTGAAAGATTTGTTCACCAAATGGATTCAACCTGGAGCAAAGGCAAAGAAAGAGGTGTGTGAGGTTATAATACTGGAGCAGTTGCTGGACGACATTCCTCCCGAGTTAAAGGTTTGGATGAAAAAAAAAGATCAGAAGACATTGAAAAAAGCATCTGAGATGGCAGACAACTACGTAGCTGCCGAAAAGGGCAACAAGGCTAGGAGAGTTTGCACTAACTGTGGCAAAGCAGGGCATATAGCTAGATTCTCTCGTGTATCGAAAGCAAAGACGGATCAGGAAACAGGTGGTGagaaagaagaagtgacaGAGGCAAAGACTGTGTCTGGAAAGAGCAAGAAAATCACGTGTTTCTCTTGTGGAGAGATAGGTCATTATGCTTCTAAGTACCCTCAGAAattgaagacagacaaaagttCTAAGATTGAAAAGAAAGACTCTCTTTTTGCTCACTCAAGGAAGGCAAGCTACCGACTTTGCGAAAACCCAAGAAAATGGGCGGAGCCAATTCTTTCGTAG
- the LOC134178354 gene encoding uncharacterized protein LOC134178354: protein MSEVVVTKYFGSKKSKSYKYVFICISGYNFVMWGHSIADAACRSDIDNAAIVGYQVWEFFDPVFGSAIVFFRILSGCLFISLAFHSNDSPEDENAEPQYDRFHTPINRNDEENIVGIIKFMTSNRNVRKQTLTIFNDPEATTTDLYFSAQTERFHRNTIRSYYGSVFVVLFAVVPFVTYDTLARHVGKPQDSKPKYAVELTINILLIVLNGWYIISCGWCPKKKKNGDNTMKSNTANYACNFCKNIKETWKKKFHFNAEFWIFLVFTVSAIIFNILLAKVEGGQDLATDITAIIAVILQSVFVFWTALVPSTLELTLLRRGHRHHSFSCLLLSLLFAITVGALAVDIEREHFGSTVHHYSFLRALAPLMVDFRVHAAILTYSVLSEFFQQRFTKREIKDKGIFEQVSGSLTEEPECFRTGCKRDDCKVFWKCTNNKCNSGAYCNKCFTNFIVKLGFCPTCSLKVDSDSCQTPPPLRPPSSSSQTSLLDDVGEVPHYGSGVI from the coding sequence ATGAGTGAGGTAGTTGTCACTAAATACTTTGGAAGCAAAAAGAGCAAAAGTTACAAATACGTCTTCATCTGTATCAGTGGGTACAACTTCGTCATGTGGGGACACAGCATTGCCGATGCGGCGTGTCGTTCCGACATCGATAACGCAGCCATTGTTGGTTATCAGGTTTGGGAATTCTTCGATCCTGTATTTGGATCAGCAATCGTATTTTTTAGGATCTTGTCAggttgtttatttatttctctTGCTTTTCATTCAAATGATTCTCCAGAAGATGAGAACGCTGAACCACAATACGATCGTTTTCACACTCCCATTAATAGAAACGATGAAGAAAACATTGTGGGAATAATTAAGTTTATGACAAGCAATCGAAACGTCCGAAAACAAACTCTAACAATTTTCAATGATCCTGAAGCCACTACTACTGACCTTTATTTCTCTGCACAAACTGAACGCTTTCATCGCAACACTATTCGAAGCTATTACGGGTCTGTTTTCGTCGTCCTGTTTGCTGTCGTTCCTTTTGTTACTTACGACACACTCGCTCGTCATGTCGGAAAGCCACAAGATAGTAAACCGAAATATGCCGTGGAGCTTACCATAAACAtattgttgattgttttgaACGGATGGTATATCATTTCATGTGGATGGTGTCcgaaaaaaaagaaaaatggTGATAATACAATGAAGTCGAACACTGCTAACTACGCATGCAACTTTTGCAAAAATATTAAAGAGACATGGAAAAAGAAGTTCCACTTTAATGCAGAATTCTGGATATTTCTCGTTTTCACTGTTTCGGCTATTATCTTTAACATATTATTGGCTAAAGTTGAAGGCGGACAAGATCTTGCAACAGACATTACTGCCATTATCGCTGTTATTTTGcagtctgtgtttgtcttctggaCAGCTCTCGTTCCTAGTACGTTGGAGTTAACGTTATTACGACGAGGACACCGCCATCATagcttcagttgtctgttaTTATCCCTACTGTTTGCAATCACTGTGGGTGCACTAGCCGTTGACATAGAGAGAGAGCATTTCGGTTCTACTGTTCACCATTACTCGTTTCTTAGAGCTTTAGCACCCCTGATGGTTGACTTTCGAGTTCACGCTGCTATTCTAACGTACAGTGTGCTGTCAGAATTTTTTCAGCAACGATTTACGAAACGTGAAATTAAAGACAAGGGAATATTCGAACAAGTAAGTGGCTCGTTGACAGAAGAACCTGAATGTTTCAGGACTGGATGCAAACGAGACGACTGCAAAGTGTTCTGgaaatgcacaaacaacaagtgTAATTCTGGGGCTTACTGCAACAAGTGCTTTACAAACTTTATCGTAAAACTCGGCTTTTGTCCCACTTGCTCTCTCAAAGTGGATTCGGACTCGTGTCAAACACCTCCGCCATTACGACCACCTTCGTCATCATCGCAAACATCTTTGCTGGATGATGTAGGTGAAGTGCCCCATTATGGAAGCGGCGTGATTTGA
- the LOC134179075 gene encoding uncharacterized protein LOC134179075: MGSANRALWRSSGLITGRHCNTVSKVVHPQSPTKWLYFLADVPHLIKNLKADLVSGKVITLPDDVVKANNLNCSFVSITPVKDLVEFENHHDLKLAPKLTNATISPSHFEKMKVSHALHLFSKSVSSGLQYLVKEEGRGNKYLSTAWFLDVFNRWFDFMTSRYPAVALSRLNCDKYEEALIFLTSIINLVQSMKIGDKNDWKPVQAGIVMSTNSVLGIQEELLSMGYKFLLTSRLTQDCLENLFSLVRLKNRIPSPLAFKYALKVICIAQFLKQPHAYQGNYQEDDRDIAIDFLDQPLKLPSTELDLKDLEVEISEANCIDDIQKAELNSLYYLVGYCLHSIKKNEEICTGCFVEVTSCDLSDQDSATFTILKEYKQGCLTQVSEKAFSMMLKVEVMLRNFDESVLMTSKNVKRLLLDKAEEITVHDLFLNCHNIKQKLLSKYLTVRLHILCKQMKRKRKQELEKVKNQSQGELGSKSMTMRKLVKKLK, from the coding sequence ATGGGATCTGCAAACCGAGCACTGTGGAGAAGCTCTGGCCTCATTACTGGAAGACACTGCAATACTGTTAGCAAAGTAGTACATCCTCAAAGTCCAACCAAATGGTTATATTTTCTCGCTGATGTTCCTCACCTAATAAAGAATCTTAAGGCAGATTTGGTTAGTGGCAAAGTCATCACTCTACCTGATGATGTTGTTAAAGCAAACAACTTGAACTGTAGTTTTGTGTCCATTACACCTGTAAAAGATCTAGTAGAGTTTGAAAACCATCATGATTTAAAATTAGCACCAAAGCTAACTAACGCCACTATTTCTCCAtcacattttgagaaaatgaaagTATCACATGCACTGCATCTGTTTAGTAAGTCAGTGAGCTCTGGACTTCAATACCTTGTGAAAGAAGAAGGCCGAGGAAACAAATATCTTTCTACTGCTTGGTTTCTGGATGTGTTTAACCGGTGGTTTGATTTCATGACAAGCAGGTACCCTGCAGTTGCACTAAGCAGATTGAATTGTGATAAATATGAAGAAGCTCTAATATTTCTTACGTCTATTATCAACTTAGTACAAAGCATGAAAATTGGAGATAAAAATGACTGGAAACCCGTGCAAGCAGGGATTGTAATGTCTACAAACAGTGTTCTTGGTATCCAAGAGGAGTTGCTTTCAATGGGATACAAGTTCCTTTTGACAAGTCGTCTTACTCAAGATTGCCTTGAAAATCTTTTTAGTTTGGTCAGGCTAAAAAATCGTATTCCTTCACCACTGGCATTTAAATACGCATTAAAAGTCATTTGCATTGCACAGTTCCTGAAACAACCTCATGCATATCAAGGAAACTACCAAGAAGATGATAGAGACATAGCAATTGACTTTCTTGACCAGCCATTGAAGCTACCAAGCACTGAACTGGATCTGAAAGATTTAGAAGTGGAAATATCAGAAGCAAATTGCATAGATGACATTCAGAAGGCTGAGTTGAACAGCTTATATTACCTTGTAGGATACTGCCTACACAGCATAAAGAAAAATGAAGAAATCTGCACAGGTTGTTTTGTGGAAGTGACCAGCTGTGATCTAAGTGATCAAGACTCAGCAACGTTCACTATTCTAAAAGAGTATAAGCAAGGATGCCTTACTCAGGTATCAGAGAAAGCATTCTCTATGATGCTCAAAGTAGAAGTCATGCTAAGAAACTTCGATGAATCAGTGTTGATGACATCAAAAAATGTGAAAAGATTATTGTTGGACAAGGCTGAAGAAATAACAGTACATGATTTGTTCCTCAATTGTCATAATATCAAGCAGAAGCTACTATCAAAGTACTTGACTGTTCGCTTACACATTCTATGCAAACAGATGAAACGTAAAAGAAAACAGGAGTTAGAGAAAGTAAAGAATCAGAGTCAAGGTGAACTAGGAAGCAAGAGCATGACAATGAGAAAATTagtcaaaaaattgaaatga
- the LOC134178722 gene encoding multidrug and toxin extrusion protein 2-like, giving the protein MSSSTCSGCDVGGALMKCCGHCISKSVRDEVKGLLCLAWPVTVTVFLQFFLPEMNLLFCGHIGKLELDAAGLALSFTNVTGLSVGIGMSAACDTLISQACGARKFYKVGIIIQKGILILSLVMLPISAVWLNAGSLLQVLNQDPEIVKQAAVVCKILIIGLPGNFLYTILRKYLQNQGVVKPVAVVGFIIILISALTHFITVILLDLGLLGAAGSLVFCQLLQPVICLAIIRYKKLGRNTWNGWSWECVVDWWMFLRLGLPSVVMVCMDWWTFEIVVLVAGMVSKVDLGASVVTFQVIATVFMVPFGIVLAAAVRVGTFLGANQPTKAKRTAWVSISLVGSFAVLVSMLLLSLRSSISYIFTSDKDVVTLAAKAMLVVAPIVIVDGLQGSIQGVYRGAGRQKTGAALNLIGNYFVGLPIGVPLALIGKKGVVGLWIGVLCGLVVMALGGLIVVLRLDWIDEAMKAQKRMGVVSDSLENLSEDNCEQTETCLQVKDIVDQNEDDENSCRDSLALLVDEPSDVNKDQRCLNITTIEDASFKCATQNFEFEMEPKSMMSPSQKRTALCQKLLLFLAGAMIVIGAGITSNFFSYQDPNLYNSTCNASSFYINSTGTEFPFVTTAVALNVTSAAGALPVTSPKYSCTASPACSANIPALSVYRGTVHPRPSKVLKLHSSSYAISLFSKPPRTAE; this is encoded by the exons ATGAGTAGCTCTACATGTTCAG GCTGTGACGTTGGAGGGGCTTTGATGAAATGCTGTGGTCATTGTATTTCAAAGTCTGTCAGAGATGAAGTTAAAGGTCTTCTGTGTCTAGCTTGGCCTGTG ACTGTAACTGtatttttgcaattttttctTCCTGAAATGAATCTGTTGTTTTGTGGCCACATCGGAAAACTAGAACTAGATGCAGCAGGTTTAGCCCTCTCG TTTACTAATGTTACCGGCCTTTCAGTAGGCATCGGCATGTCGGCTGCTTGTGACACTCTGATATCACAG GCGTGTGGTGCTAGAAAGTTTTACAAAGTTGGAATTATAATTCAGAAAG gCATATTGATCTTGTCTTTGGTTATGCTTCCAATATCGGCTGTTTGGCTGAATGCTGGATCTCTTTTGCAAGTTTTGAATCAAGATCCTGAAATTGTCAA ACAAGCAGCTGTGGTTTGCAAGATACTTATTATCGGCTTGCCA GGCAATTTTTTGTACACAATATTACGCAAGTATCTCCAAAATCAA GGAGTTGTGAAACCTGTTGCTGTAGTTGGATTCATCATCATACTCATTTCAGCTTTAACTCATTTTATCACTGTTATTTTATTGGATTTGGGATTATT GGGTGCTGCTGGATCACTGGTATTTTGTCAGTTACTACAACCAGTGATTTGCCTTGCTATAATACGATACAAGAAATTAGGCAGGAACACATGGAATG GTTGGTCGTGGGAATGTGTGGTTGATTGGTGGATGTTCTTACGATTAGGACTTCCCAGTGTTGTCATGGTGTGTATGGACTGGTGGACCTTTGAAATAGTTGTACTAGTTGCAG GAATGGTGAGCAAAGTAGATCTGGGTGCTAGTGTTGTAACATTTCAAGTTATCGCTACAGTCTTCATG GTTCCGTTTGGTATAGTACTAGCAGCAGCAGTCAGAGTTGGTACATTCCTTGGAGCCAATCAgccaacaaaagcaaagagaaCGGCATGGGTGTCAATATCTTTAGTTG GGTCGTTCGCTGTTCTTGTTTCGATGCTGTTGCTATCTCTACGTTCAAGCATCAGCTACATCTTTACTTCAGACAA AGATGTTGTCACTTTAGCGGCAAAGGCTATGCTGGTAGTTGCACCAATAGTAATTGTGGATGGCTTGCAG GGATCAATCCAAGGCGTCTACCGTGGTGCTGGTCGTCAGAAAACAGGAGCAGCGTTAAACTTGATTGGCAACTATTTTGTCGGCTTGCCAATTGGTGTTCCTCTTGCATTGATCGGAAAGAAGGGTGTAGTAG GATTGTGGATTGGAGTGTTGTGTGGCTTGGTAGTGATG GCTTTAGGAGGTTTAATTGTTGTTCTCAGACTGGACTGGATAGATGAAGCAATGAAG gctcAGAAACGAATGGGAGTCGTATCTGATTCGTTGGAAAATTTGTCTGAAGACAACTGTGAACAAACAGAGACCTGCCTGCAAG TTAAAGATATTGTTGACCAGAACGAAGACGATGAGAATTCATGTCGTGATTCATTGGCTTTACTGGTTGATGAACCATCTGACGTGAACAAGGACCAACGTTGTCTTAATATAACAACAATTGAAGATGCCAGCTTCAAATGTGCAACACAGAATTTCGAATTTGAAATGGAACCTAAGTCGATGATGTCACCATCACAGAAGAGGACAGCACTCTGTCAAAAACTGTTACTCTTCTTGGCTGGTGCGATGATCGTCATTGGAGCTGGAATTACCAGCAATTTCTTTTCGTATCAAGATCCCAATCTTTATAATTCCACCTGCAATGCTTCCTCGTTTTATATCAATTCCACTGGCACTGAGTTTCCCTTTGTAACCACCGCAGTGGCACTAAACGTTACAAGCGCAGCTGGAGCTTTGCCTGTGACATCACCGAAATACTCTTGTACAGCATCACCTGCATGTAGTGCAAATATTCCG GCACTATCAGTGTATCGAGGCACTGTTCATCCTCGACCTTCAAAAGTGTTGAAATTGCATTCGTCAAGCTATGCGATTTCTTTGTTTTCAAAACCGCCACGAACAGCTGAATAG